CGTTCATCTCAACCGTCCATACAACAATCCCGATCTGACAAGTCTGCGCAACCCGAATTAGCAGAGATCGACACCACCACTCCTGAGCGGCCTGCGAAACGCCAGTCTTTAATATCCCGCTTGACATCCAAAGTATCCCTTCAATCCACCAAGGGAGCAAGCTCGGAGAATGGGGAAAGTGAAACAGGGGCGAGCAGTGTAAGGAAGCTTATTTCTTTAGCAAAACCTGAGTCCAGACATCTTTCCGTGGCTGTCGGCTTGGTAAGTCCAACCACCGTTTGCAAAATCGGTAATGTCGCTCAAAGTTACATTCAGTTGCTTGTATCAAGCTCTGTTTCCATGCTTGTGCCATTAACAATTGGGAAACTTATAGATTTTTTCTCAACCAACTCAGTGAGTGCAGTGCAAACAAACGAGCAAATAGAACAATGCTAATGTTGTAATAGTCAActtttcttggcctttCGTTCCCTGTTGCGGCTGGACTGCTTGCTGTAACTTTCTGCGTTGGCGCGGCTGCTAATGCTGGTACGTATCGCGGCCAAGTCCTCCCGCATATTACTGAATTGCAAGCTATAGGCCGTGCTATAATTATGCGTACCAGCGGCCAAAGGATCATCGCTCGGGTTAGGTAAGCGCTTCGTTAAAGGACTTCATAACTCACTGTGCTATCATAGGAATCAAGCTTACCACTCCACTTTGCGTCAAGAACCTGAATTCGCTGACCGATCTGCTGGTGATATCGTCTCCCGTCTGAGTGTTGACACCAATATCCTGGGAGACAGTGTTACGAGTAACTTGTCGGATGGTTTGAGGTATGTGCACTGACTACCCTTTCATTCCAGTCTGCTTATATGGTCTATACCAGAGCTTTGATTTCAGCTACTGTTGGGGTGGCTGCCATGTTCTGGATTTCCGCAAAATTGACCCTTGTGATGCTCTGTGTCGTCCCCCCGGTGTCGTTGGGTGCAGTTTTCTACGGTCGCTACCTCCGAAAACTTTCCAACTTAACTCAAGAGGCTGTTGGAGACATGTCCAAAGTAGCTGAAGAAAAACTCAATGCTTTCAAGACTGTTGCTGCCTACAACTCTCAGTCTCTAGAAGCTAATCTATTCAGCCAGAAGGTGGACCGAGTTTTCCAGCTcgcaaagaaggaggccTACATGACAGGTATCTTTTGGGGTGCAAGTGGGTTGACTGGAAACTTGGCTATGCTGTGTTTGCTAGGCTATGGTAAGCGTTTTCATTTGCAAATGTGATCCCAAAGACTGAAGATGCGAAAGGTGGCCATTTGGTCGCCACCCAGGAAATCACTGTCGGCGATCTTACTTCACTTTTGATGTATAGCGCGTAAGTGAGGTTCAACTCTGGCGAAATGCTCGTGCTGATATTATGATTGGATAGCTATGTCGGCGGCTCCGTCTCTGGGATGACAGGTTTTTTCACTGGTCTCATGAGAGGTAAGCCAATGTTTCACGTGAGTTAGGTATGCTGAACTTCGAACCATTAGGTGTTGGTGCTGGTGGTCGTGTGTTCTGGCTCCTCGATCGCCAATCTCATATTCCCCTTGAGGCTGGGGTCAAGTTGTCTGCTGCCCGCAATGGACCTATTGTCTTTGAGAACGTGAGATTCCGATATCCatcaaggaaggaggtCGAGGTTCTGAAGGGTATCAACATGACCATCGAGCCTGGTATGAGCGTTGCGTTGGTGTGAGTATCATCATAACGAATGTGTGAGGTCGGCCCAGTCTGATACGCACGCAGTGGTTCAAGTGGAAGCGGAAAGAGTTCTATCCAAGCGTTGCTTAGTCGTTTCTACGATCctgaagaaggcaaaaTTACGTTCGACGGCACAGGTGAGATATTCTGTTCGAAAACGTACTAGCTGTGCTCTAACCATTCATTTCTCCAGACATCCGTGAATTTACCCCCGAATCATGGCGGTCTCGGATTGGTGTCGTCTTCCAAGACCCTATTCTCTTTGCAGGGACGGTACATGACAACATTGCATATGGGTCACCCGATATCACGCGTGAGGAcgtggaagaagcagcgAGGGCGGCAAACTGCGATTTCATCTGGGACTTGCCCGACGGCTTTGACACTATGAGTAGGTTAAAGCCTTACTTTCAATGAACAGCACAAATACTCATCCAAGCATTAGTCGGCAAGGCGAGTTTGAGTGGCGGACAGCGACAAAGAATCAGTATCGCTCGTGCACTTGTTAGAAA
This window of the Cryptococcus neoformans var. neoformans B-3501A chromosome 2, whole genome shotgun sequence genome carries:
- a CDS encoding hypothetical protein (HMMPfam hit to ABC_membrane, ABC transporter transmembrane region, score: 205.5, E(): 1e-58; HMMPfam hit to ABC_tran, ABC transporter, score: 206.5, E(): 4.9e-59), which encodes MLGTTVGFHVHLRQQLFASAVRVRPMAGSRCLDVLPTQPRLLLQQRPRLCRTLTNRSSQPSIQQSRSDKSAQPELAEIDTTTPERPAKRQSLISRLTSKVSLQSTKGASSENGESETGASSVRKLISLAKPESRHLSVAVGLLLVSSSVSMLVPLTIGKLIDFFSTNSSTFLGLSFPVAAGLLAVTFCVGAAANAGRAIIMRTSGQRIIARVRNQAYHSTLRQEPEFADRSAGDIVSRLSVDTNILGDSVTSNLSDGLRALISATVGVAAMFWISAKLTLVMLCVVPPVSLGAVFYGRYLRKLSNLTQEAVGDMSKVAEEKLNAFKTVAAYNSQSLEANLFSQKVDRVFQLAKKEAYMTGIFWGASGLTGNLAMLCLLGYGGHLVATQEITVGDLTSLLMYSAYVGGSVSGMTGFFTGLMRGVGAGGRVFWLLDRQSHIPLEAGVKLSAARNGPIVFENVRFRYPSRKEVEVLKGINMTIEPGMSVALVGSSGSGKSSIQALLSRFYDPEEGKITFDGTDIREFTPESWRSRIGVVFQDPILFAGTVHDNIAYGSPDITREDVEEAARAANCDFIWDLPDGFDTMIGKASLSGGQRQRISIARALVRNPSILLLDEATSALDSTSENAVNAAIDDIIHKRNITVVLAAHRLSSIAMAERVVVLENGVVSEAGRYDVLSRREGSRFRTLMAAQLLVEKNSGVEDGAPEEEGEGNKRELEEARIIEK